One part of the Rhizobium rhizogenes genome encodes these proteins:
- a CDS encoding Crp/Fnr family transcriptional regulator produces MKIDRSVIRSLALFAKMADDELDGLLTHATSRLVPPGEAIFEQGQSATHFFLLIHGRLKVTQVTHDGQQIIVRVVHPGDLFGFARALQRSDYPGTATTAAESVILSWQTDLWPQFVEQNPHLAVSAMQTIGQRLEEAHTRIREMSTQEVERRVAHAVLRLSQQAGRKEEDGIRIDFPISRQDIAEMTGTTLHTVSRILSSWESKGLVQGGRQKLLVCNLPGLAQLAEGEASQV; encoded by the coding sequence GTGAAGATTGACCGAAGCGTCATCCGGTCGCTGGCCTTGTTTGCCAAGATGGCCGACGATGAGCTGGACGGACTGCTGACCCACGCCACATCCCGGCTGGTGCCGCCGGGCGAAGCCATTTTCGAGCAGGGCCAGTCGGCAACGCATTTCTTCCTGCTCATCCACGGCCGCCTGAAGGTGACGCAGGTGACGCATGACGGCCAGCAGATCATCGTGCGCGTTGTGCATCCCGGTGATCTCTTCGGTTTCGCAAGAGCGCTGCAACGGTCCGATTATCCCGGCACCGCCACGACGGCGGCCGAAAGCGTCATCCTGTCGTGGCAGACGGACCTCTGGCCGCAATTCGTCGAACAGAACCCGCATCTTGCCGTTTCCGCCATGCAGACGATCGGCCAGCGTCTGGAGGAAGCCCATACGCGCATCCGCGAAATGTCGACGCAGGAAGTGGAGCGCCGGGTGGCCCATGCCGTGCTGCGCCTTTCGCAGCAGGCGGGCCGCAAGGAGGAAGACGGCATCCGTATCGACTTCCCGATCTCGCGGCAGGATATTGCCGAGATGACCGGCACGACGCTGCACACCGTTTCCCGCATCCTTTCCAGCTGGGAGTCCAAGGGACTGGTGCAGGGAGGGCGGCAGAAGCTTCTGGTCTGCAACCTACCGGGCCTTGCCCAGCTGGCGGAAGGCGAAGCAAGCCAGGTGTAG
- a CDS encoding cytochrome c family protein, protein MRNISIIAAAMLTASAIPALSEGDVAKGEAVFKRCSACHAIGEGAKNRVGPQLNGIIGRAAGGVADYNYSAAMKKAGEDGLVWTPEELRDFLSAPKKKIPGNKMALAGISKPEDLDNLIAYIESAASKLAE, encoded by the coding sequence ATGCGCAATATATCGATCATCGCGGCGGCAATGCTGACCGCAAGCGCCATTCCCGCTCTCTCGGAGGGTGATGTTGCCAAGGGGGAGGCGGTCTTCAAGCGCTGTTCCGCCTGCCACGCCATCGGCGAGGGCGCGAAAAACCGGGTTGGCCCGCAGCTTAACGGCATCATCGGCCGTGCAGCGGGCGGCGTGGCTGACTATAATTATTCGGCTGCGATGAAAAAAGCGGGCGAGGACGGTCTTGTCTGGACGCCTGAAGAATTGCGGGATTTCCTCAGCGCGCCGAAAAAGAAAATACCCGGAAACAAGATGGCGCTGGCCGGCATCAGCAAGCCGGAAGATCTGGACAACCTCATCGCCTATATCGAAAGCGCGGCTTCGAAGCTCGCTGAATAA
- a CDS encoding gluconate 2-dehydrogenase subunit 3 family protein has translation MNRRELLKLIAIATGLPLIGADVLTAAENAAKPAGAAHVFTPEEIRFLDEVAETIIPRTSTPGAKDAEVGAFMAVYAADCYTDEQRALFLSAISDIEKRSQAEHKKGFLDLTAEQRQALLSVLDKQAKAEQTPAKPHAFTLVKQLTLLGFFTSKIGATEVLVYDEIPGGFEDRVPYKKGTPAWGTT, from the coding sequence ATGAACAGACGCGAACTGCTGAAACTGATTGCCATTGCCACCGGCCTTCCGCTGATCGGCGCGGATGTTCTGACGGCTGCGGAAAACGCCGCCAAGCCCGCCGGCGCTGCCCATGTCTTTACCCCGGAGGAAATCCGCTTTCTGGATGAGGTGGCGGAGACCATTATTCCCCGCACCTCCACGCCGGGCGCAAAGGATGCCGAAGTGGGGGCATTCATGGCCGTCTATGCGGCCGACTGCTACACCGACGAACAACGTGCTCTCTTCCTCTCGGCAATTTCCGACATCGAGAAGCGCAGTCAGGCCGAACACAAGAAGGGCTTTCTGGATTTGACGGCAGAGCAACGGCAAGCGTTGCTTTCCGTGCTGGACAAGCAGGCCAAGGCGGAACAGACACCGGCAAAACCGCATGCCTTCACGCTCGTCAAGCAATTGACGCTGCTCGGCTTCTTCACCTCGAAGATCGGCGCGACGGAAGTTCTCGTCTACGACGAAATTCCCGGCGGTTTCGAAGACCGCGTTCCCTATAAGAAGGGTACGCCCGCCTGGGGGACGACCTGA
- a CDS encoding GMC oxidoreductase, with the protein MANNHYDAIVVGSGISGGWAAKELTQKGLKVLMLERGRNIEHVTDYQNADKEAWDYPHRNRATQEMKAKYPVLSRDYLLEEATLGMWADEQETPYVEEKRFDWFRGYHVGGRSLLWGRQTYRWSQTDFEANAKEGIAVDWPIRYEDVSPWYDYVERFAGISGSREGLDILPDGEFLPPIPLNFVEQDVASRLKKAFNGTRHLINSRCANITQELPDQERTRCQFRNKCRLGCPFGGYFSTQASTLPAAVATGNLTLRPFSIVKEILYDKDKKKARGVEIIDAETNLTYEYTADIIFLNASTLNSTWVLMNSATDVWEGGLGSSSGELGHNVMDHHFRMGATGQVEGFEDFYFKGRRPAGFYIPRFRNTGDDKRKYLRGFGYQGSASRSRWEREIAELNIGADYKEALTEPGGWTIGMTAFGEMLPYHENRVKLDQDKKDKWGLPVLSMNVEMKQNELDMREDMVNDAVEMFEAVGIKNVKPSRGSYAPGMGIHEMGTARMGRDPKTSVLNGNNQVWDAPNVFVTDGACMTSASCVNPSLTYMALTARAADFAVSERKKGNL; encoded by the coding sequence ATGGCAAACAATCATTATGATGCGATTGTTGTCGGCTCGGGCATTAGCGGAGGCTGGGCCGCAAAGGAACTCACGCAGAAGGGCCTGAAGGTCCTGATGCTGGAGCGCGGCCGCAATATCGAGCACGTCACCGACTATCAGAATGCGGACAAGGAAGCCTGGGATTATCCCCACCGCAACCGCGCCACGCAGGAGATGAAGGCGAAATATCCCGTCCTCAGCCGCGATTACCTGCTGGAAGAGGCAACGCTCGGCATGTGGGCCGATGAGCAGGAAACGCCCTATGTCGAGGAAAAGCGCTTCGACTGGTTCCGTGGCTATCATGTCGGCGGCCGCTCGCTGCTCTGGGGCCGCCAGACCTATCGCTGGTCGCAGACGGATTTCGAAGCCAATGCAAAGGAAGGCATCGCCGTCGACTGGCCGATCCGCTATGAAGACGTCTCTCCATGGTATGATTATGTCGAGCGTTTCGCCGGCATTTCCGGCAGCCGCGAGGGGCTGGATATTCTCCCTGATGGCGAATTCCTGCCGCCCATTCCGCTCAATTTTGTGGAACAGGATGTCGCAAGTCGGTTGAAGAAGGCGTTCAATGGTACGCGCCACCTCATCAATTCGCGCTGCGCCAACATCACCCAGGAACTTCCCGATCAGGAGCGCACGCGCTGTCAGTTCCGCAACAAGTGTCGTCTGGGCTGTCCCTTCGGCGGCTATTTTAGCACGCAGGCCTCGACCCTGCCTGCGGCGGTCGCCACCGGCAATCTGACGCTCAGGCCTTTCTCCATCGTCAAGGAAATCTTGTACGACAAGGACAAGAAGAAGGCGCGAGGCGTCGAGATCATCGATGCCGAGACGAACCTGACCTATGAATATACCGCCGACATCATTTTCCTCAACGCCTCGACGCTGAACTCGACATGGGTGCTGATGAACTCGGCCACCGATGTCTGGGAAGGCGGCCTCGGCAGCAGCTCGGGCGAACTCGGTCATAACGTGATGGACCACCATTTCCGCATGGGCGCCACCGGCCAGGTGGAAGGCTTCGAGGACTTCTACTTCAAGGGTCGCCGCCCGGCGGGATTCTACATTCCGCGCTTCCGCAATACCGGCGACGACAAGCGCAAATATCTGCGCGGTTTCGGGTATCAGGGCTCGGCCAGCCGTTCGCGCTGGGAGCGGGAAATCGCCGAACTCAATATTGGTGCCGATTACAAGGAGGCGCTGACAGAGCCCGGTGGCTGGACCATCGGCATGACCGCCTTCGGCGAAATGCTGCCCTATCATGAGAACCGCGTGAAACTGGATCAAGACAAGAAGGACAAGTGGGGCCTGCCGGTCCTGTCGATGAATGTCGAGATGAAGCAGAACGAACTCGATATGCGCGAAGACATGGTCAATGACGCCGTCGAGATGTTCGAGGCGGTCGGCATCAAGAACGTCAAGCCTTCGCGGGGCAGTTACGCCCCCGGCATGGGCATTCATGAAATGGGAACGGCCCGCATGGGACGCGACCCGAAAACCTCCGTCCTCAACGGCAACAACCAGGTCTGGGATGCGCCCAATGTCTTCGTGACTGACGGTGCCTGCATGACTTCGGCCTCCTGCGTCAATCCGTCCCTGACCTACATGGCGCTGACCGCGCGTGCGGCCGATTTTGCTGTTTCCGAACGCAAGAAGGGGAACCTGTGA
- a CDS encoding sugar phosphate isomerase/epimerase: MKTFKSKFVKMAAVVALAAGITNPVLAEDSKTLPIAAQMYTLRNAGTLEEQLAILNRAGVSAVETVDMQKVSASELNALLEKHKIKVISSHVPIDKLRGNLDEVITEQKAVGNPVVTVPFLKPEDRPKDAAGWTAFGKELGGYADKLSTAGLSMAYHNHDFEMVKFDGKTALELLLDAAGPKLQAEVDVAWVARSGNDPAEFLGTLKGKVFAIHAKDNAPAGTAENERGFATLGTGTLDWKTILPAAKQAGAKWFILEHDLPLDAEAVVTKGNAFLSEHLPTIQ; the protein is encoded by the coding sequence TTGAAAACGTTCAAGTCAAAATTCGTGAAGATGGCAGCCGTCGTCGCATTGGCGGCCGGCATCACGAACCCGGTTCTGGCCGAAGACAGCAAGACGCTGCCGATCGCCGCGCAGATGTACACACTGCGCAATGCGGGAACACTTGAGGAGCAGCTTGCCATCCTCAACCGCGCTGGCGTTTCGGCAGTCGAAACGGTGGATATGCAGAAGGTCAGCGCCAGCGAACTGAACGCGCTTCTGGAAAAGCACAAGATCAAGGTCATTTCCTCGCATGTGCCGATCGACAAGCTGCGCGGTAACCTCGATGAGGTCATCACCGAACAGAAAGCCGTCGGCAATCCCGTCGTGACCGTGCCGTTCCTGAAGCCGGAAGACCGCCCGAAGGACGCCGCAGGCTGGACCGCCTTCGGTAAGGAGCTGGGCGGCTATGCCGACAAGCTTTCCACGGCAGGCCTCTCCATGGCCTATCACAACCATGACTTCGAGATGGTCAAATTCGACGGCAAGACGGCGCTTGAACTGCTGCTCGACGCGGCAGGCCCGAAGCTGCAGGCCGAAGTCGATGTCGCCTGGGTGGCGCGCAGCGGCAATGATCCGGCCGAATTCCTCGGTACCTTGAAGGGCAAGGTTTTTGCCATCCACGCCAAGGACAATGCACCGGCCGGCACGGCGGAAAACGAGCGCGGCTTCGCCACACTCGGCACCGGCACGCTGGACTGGAAAACGATCCTGCCGGCGGCAAAACAGGCCGGCGCAAAATGGTTTATCCTTGAGCACGATCTTCCGCTCGATGCCGAAGCGGTCGTGACCAAGGGCAACGCGTTCCTGAGCGAACACCTGCCGACCATTCAGTAA